CGTGAAAGGAGTGAGAAGGGAATGGAACCACCGCACGGGCTAGAATCGAGTGTCCTTCTTCCCCTTCCTCTTCTTTATGATTATCTTCTTTTGTTTGGTCCAGtcttttgtttcctttattttggtttcctttccCATGAGATTGTGATTGGGCTATCCAATGGCCAGTCGATACTGATGATACTCATCATCAGACTGACCATCGACGGTGATAATGATAAGGAaaatggcgatgatgatgaagataatgatgaggatgaggatgatgatgatgatgatgacgacggtAATGACGATAATGAAGAcgacgaggatgatgatgatgatgatggtgatgatggtgatgatgttgtaGATATAGTGAGCGTTATCCAGAccaaacaaattttcatttcaaatcgcATACGACATACCTTGAGACAAGTttttattacataatttttatattatcattcaTAATTTAACAGTTTTAGGAAATGCGTTATCAAATCATGAACTGGAACATTTGCAAACATTTTGGAGGAAGATTATCATAACTTAGAGAGGCTTTAGAACGATGTTATGATAATCGATTGAATACATTgatagatttgaaataaaacactTTCATCCATCTTGTAATACTCTAAGCTATTTGGAAAATGCTCAATGGAGCTATTGAGAACACATGGAGGcaaacaaatttattcatagtaagtttgaatttaatttaataGAGCATCAAAGATTGCCAGTTTTACGACTTTATCGAATAGTCAGACCAGATATCcatcaagaaatttattttttatgaaatgtatCAGCTTACGCAGCTCATAGATTATTATATCGCCATTACAAAAAGAACAATCATTACgataatatattttgtgatatggATGGAGATATTGAATAACTACGTATTTTCATGTGATTGTATAGTTTTGGTTTGttcattttactttattcattaacagtttaaaaatatcatacatAATTGATAAATGCTGATTTTCCAAGAATTTAGAGATGATTTCTACAAAAATCATATCCATCACAAAGAAAACTTCTGTATTAATAgatgattttccttttttccttctgtAAAATCCCAATCGTCATCAGGTCATCATTTTGGCACTCGTCTAGTCCCAAAATCATGTGTCGACAATCTTTCAAAACAAGCCAAAGTCACACGCCTTGTGTAGAATGCAGATGAAGACGTATcgcctttttcatatttttattgggTATAATGAATCAGCCTACACGTGTATACATTCCTATTAATTCAACCAGATTGGAAAATCATGCATTCATAGGATTCGAGAATCTAATAATACAAAATTAGATAAGGGAGTGCAGGGCCAGTCCAACCAGGCAAAACGCAGAGCATATTCGCGCTCTTTTACGTTTCAATTTTCTACTTCGTTTTGCGTTATCGTGCGCACTTCAAAGCTACAGAGGACATTTTAGAGGAGTTGAGTGGCTGTAGTTGGGTCGACCAGGGACAGGAAAATTTCCACAAGAGAGGGCTATAATTTTATCAACTTGTTTTAATGGATGTGATGAAGCTGAGATTGAGATGATCTGGCATTCTGCCACATGTAAGCCCCGGATGTAAGCACAAAAGAAGTGGATATTATACTATACGGATACGGAAAGGGATTGGGAGAGAAAGAGTTGTAGAAAGAGAGTAGGGAGGAGGGGTAAAGATGGAATGATATAAAAGGAGAATTATATGAAGAGACATAAACTAAAAGAGTTAAAAATGAACATGATAGggacagaatgagaaagagggggagggagagagagagagagaaagagagagaggggcaggcagacagacagacagacaatgGGGCGAGGAGGCAGGGCAGAAAGAAAACTAATGCCAGAGTCGTAAATTTCCGAATACAACGAGTATAACATAatgaattcttcaaaaaaaatattcataaaacttTAAAACTGGTAAATCATGGAACGTTACGATATATATAGCCCATTTAAAACTAAGTTTTAAAACATAACAAAGTTTGGGGATTTATGTTACAATAATTATTGCTGCAGTAATAAACAATCAAGGACACTAACAGACGTTTATGAAAGTGATAATAGGAATAACTCATTGAATTTTATTGATCTAAAAAACACAAAGCCTTCTTGAGTTATGCAAGTATACTTGGTTAATATAGAATGGAGATGACGGTATATAGCATAAAGGTCGGGGAAACTTTGGTAGATATTTTAAGTTTGGGAAAAGGGGTGTCGATGTTTCAAGGGaagtcttttcttttcttttttatctgtttcattttgttcttgACAGCAGTCATGTTGAGAAGGATTGAAACGGAAAAGTAGTCCATTTAAAAGcataaaaagaaaagggaaataaaaaagggaaagagaattCAGCGAAGCGGAGTCTATTTCTACCAGTGACTGATTACTACTCCTTATTACATTAACTGCGGTCCATCGAACTGAGAGCGGTGTAACCCGACCCTACTGCTCGCCCCGATCCCTCGGGTAGCTTTCCCGCTTCAAGACCCTTCATCACCGGCTATAATACacctccttctttttctatcTAAGCTTCGCTCCATCTATCTCTATATTTCTTCCATCCCCCTTTCCAGTACATCGTcctatttttcatcaaattctttCCTTATTTGATGTCTCCGTTGGTCCAGCAAACGACACCCATAGAAGAAAACGATTCCGATATCCACTTCGATGTTGGATAGTGAGGGTATCGTCTGCTATCGGCTGCTGTTGAagaatcattataataattggCAGAACAATAGCTTTCACTTTAGCGGATGGGCGAGAAATCTAAACCACTTAAAGTAATGTATTTAACATCGCGCCCCGGTAATAATTTCCTGTGCAAACAATGCGTAAAAATAACGCCATCATCTGCCTCTCTCATTCGCTATCTCTATCTCTTTTTCCCTATTCTCCACTTACCCCCTTCTCCACTTCGGAGGGGGCACAGGGTCCTTATCAAATTAATTGCGTTAAGTGGCGCGCGCGGGTATGCAAACAGTAACGGGGATACCCCCTGCGTTCGACCCGGCGAGCTGCCCGTCTAGGGCTCACCTTACACCGGTCCGGGACCACCTCACTGATTGACTTTCAACTTGACGTTTGGAATTATATCCTATATTTACACTTTTCAAACTCTAATTATGTCGGCATTTTCCCATGTCACCGTGTGTAATGCATCGATAACCAATGTGGAGGATAAATTGACAACACAATCAATTAGTAGAAAATTAATCATAAATGTAACGTCtcctaaaactgttttttaattgatatcattattcttAACTTTCAGAATTTGGAGAAACTttttaaatcatacttttttaaTGTGTGCAGATGTATGccaattcaattcattattgGTTATAAACTCTTAATTTTATCTTAATTtgattgtaaacaaaatttaaaaaaatcaccgtgattttctttcattgtaattcttcatgaaaatttgtttaaaaaaataataaataaaatctatttgccataaacaaaacattgaaatatattcatctatttatttccacttttttatcaGGACTCATTAATAATGTGCACCCGTTCCTAGCCTTCATAGAAAGTGTAGCACAAAAATTACACCACTCAATTGATTTTTGGCAGAAAGACCAAACACATTGAAATGGAAGTAAGTGTTAGTACCGAATTGtttcacacacgcacacccaccCAAACACAGGGCTGATAATAGaagttaaaacaaaatcatgattGTTTATGAAATACCTAACCCACGTAACATAAATTTCTTAAATGAATAACTGTCTAACTAAATGTGATGTGTTTTCCGCTAATACCAACGTTAGTTTGAtgcatttgtttatttgttatgaaaatgcatGGTTTTCAGGATTGTATTTTATACtgaattgatttgattgataATCACATTAGCTCTTTAAATCAATATATTGACACATTTTGTCAAATTCCAGTGTTCATTTCTTTACATCCACTGTCATCAATACTCTAATGCCAATACAGATGTGTCTGTAAGCCATAGgcctttacatgtatttctgatCGTTAAACTTTTGTTTCCCTTCGTTGTAATTCTTAAATAATGTCTACATGACATACTTGAATGGCGTCTCCTCAGCATGTAAAACCGATATTTAGTCTGAATTGAAACTAAGGTTAACATCTGCGACCAATTAACAAAATTAGAAAAATCACTTGGTTTTATTTTATCTCCACGCCTTCATCCCCGTCTTATTACAATATTCAGGTCCAGGGATCTTTATTTTGCCTCTTTTTCTCCAGatgtaaagagagagaaaacgGACAATAAGAAGTGGTCTGTTAAAGTAAGAGAAAAACAATTGCGAGCAGAGCTATTTGCTTGATTGGTGTTTGAGGGGCTGTAATCGGAGTACGGTGAACATAAATGGTACGCCAGAGCTTCCCCGATAGATGCATAGTAAACAGACGATGCTCCTTCGGTTTTATtctctctatctccctctctctttctcttcctcctctctGCCCGTTTCTATCCCCCTTATACCTAACTCTCTTTTCGCGCCAAACCTTGGCGACTTGCGGAACGCCGCGGTGATTTGATACTAATCGTGAAGCGCTTTCCACGCCCCAGGCTCCCCGGCGACTTACATTACAATTCCGATCGCAAATGTCAGTGCAATGTAATACCGACGAATGCCGCCAATTTTAGATCCATCACTGTTGATTCTTTTTCGGAAAATAAGATGAGGGTACGTGAGAGAGATGATGGAAAAGAACAAGGGAACTAAAAGATGGCATCCAGGAGAGGACGAGTCCATCATGAAAGGGAAGAAAGTGGTGGATAGGGGATGAAAGGGAGATAGTGATAGGAAataaaaggggaagaaaagtgATAAGTAAATTTGATTGCCGTTTTCCCGCTAGCTTCATGTCCTTCAATACAATTAACTTATATAATGCGTTCAATTATGAGGCCTATGCTCGTTGTTCACTTTGAATTCAGTTCGGGTTTCCCACCAATCTCAAAGTGGTTTCGTTTGCCCAAATCCTAGACTGTTTAACAACCAGTTTTATCTTCAGAACTAAAGATGAAGTGCATTTAGCGAATGAGAGACTTGTATAGATGATTTGAGTTATCTGGACCAAAGGCTCTGGGAAAAAAGAAGTTCGTATGAATACTAATGGACGACATAAACGCGTACATACAAGGAGTGCAATCCACAGGGTTTTCCTATTTAAATCTTGTActttgcatttctttgtgcGCGCAATcataatgtgtgtgtgtatgttatGATTTTTGTCGAAGTGAGTATGTTTTTAGTCTTTTTTAAGGATATggatgtgtgtatgtgtgtgtctATGTGGGTGTTAGCAATGAGGGGGGTGAATATGTGTATGTCTTATTAATTTTTCTGTGTTGTGCATTTTGTAATActacttatcttttttttctttttgaaacttaAAAATACACTAAAATCATTCACTCACCCTTTAGATTGATTTTTGTACACACATGatttagatacatgtatctatatgCTATAAGGCTATTTTTCTAATAATTTTAACACTAACGGTTTCAATGCTACTGTAATTTAAAATTGTGTATTAAATCGTTCTGTTTATAATTACTAAAATCCATGACAATGTCCTGACCACGGTTGTGTTAAGGAGACTTTCTTTTATTAGGATTCTTGGGTCTataaaaataagatataaagtACACACCATGCCTaaaattattaatgtagaatgTCATTGAATTTTGATATGAAGACCGATTGGTATATTTTCTAGTGATATTTTGACCATTGAAAACTATGGAAAACAAATCTTCAATATTATAGATGTTGCTGTTAAACTCTCTGCATTCTCTTGAATGAAAATttctatatacatttttaaatttttatggaATATTTCTCTATCAAAAGTTATGTATCCTTCTAAACTTTCTTCCTCTTGCAAATCTTATCCTACTACTTTTCTAggacatttatcattttgttaatgtttcggAAAGATGTAAAAACTTGAAGATGCTTTCAGATATGAAGTCGATATGCATGCATCCAGTGTCAAGCGGAATAATTTAATGCAATAACTCTGACTTTTCTAGaagctctttctattttttctctcttccgaCTGCCATGACAAATGGCTGTCACATGGGTCATCCATCCAAGAAAAGGGGTCATTATTAAAATAGTACAACTTGATACTCAAAGTATTAAATGTATCAAAAACGAAATATGAAGTGAATCTGAGGAAAAGATAGGAAGGTGCTTATTGAAGTGTGAGGGTGTCACGATTTATTAAATAAGAAAGCTGTCAACATGTACTCTTGCTATCAAGTTGTTTCCAGTTCTTGCGTTTTACTCTTTGAGAATATACATTACATCGTCAGCCTTGCATTTATTTGACGAGGTGAGAGCGATACggtgaaataaacaaaatttatgtattttcatatttcaggaTTCCGCTTTGATTTTAGACGGCATCTTAATTTGATGAAGGGGATTTAATTTACATATTTCCAATCGACTACAAAAATGTAAGAACTGCGACCGCCATGACAGTAGACTATACCTAAGATATCATCATGATTGTCTCGGAAAAATATTACAGTGAAAGAGAGGGCATGGTTAACATAGAGATATAAGGAAGACTTGTAGAAGGTGTAAATGAACTAACCAGCTTTCAATCAACTGAAGTAGAGTAACATGTCAGAAGAAATTCCTTAAGTTTTAACAACTTTATCaagaaggttttttttaacattcgTATGTCTTTTAAGTGTATGTCCCATTGTACAAGGTGAAAGTCTTGTAAATTTCAGGACTATTTTCATTATATGTTTAACAATGAAATTACTTTCATTTGCTTTATTGAATCATAATGATGAAAACGAAACATGAAATAGAAGTAATAGAATGAATAGAAGATGAATCAAATATTTGGTAATGGATGACCGAAAAAGAGTAATTTCTCAGAGGCCCCCATGATGAAACAAAACATTATCATATCCAGTATAACCACCATAAACAAGCGttaaatttatgatatttcgtttatgttgttttgttttgtaattcTTCTGCATTTACAACATTTAAATACCAGTGATAGCATAGTACACATGAAATAGAATGGTGCACTATACCTATTTATTTATAagtattagaaaaaaatattaattgtatATAAATTACGGAAatggggggcacattttcccgaggaaaaatttgaaaagtaaaaaaaaaattaaaaaaagtaatgcCCGTTGACGAAATTAATACCTCTATAATGCAAAGCCGTTGATTTAAGTGATTTCTATAATATAACTAAATATTTTCAGTTTATGCTTAATTACCTGTTGCATAAACATGAAGACGtgatatgaataattattttaagcatgaaatcaattattataatgaatGGCAAGAATGATGTTTACAATATATACATTTCCAATCTAAACTCTCAAAACTGCGGAAGGAGAAAACACCTCGGTTTAATAAACCGTAAAATGCTTTCACATGCTTGAGTGAAAAATTCTGAATTTTAGAGTAATAGCCGCGCATACTCAAAACTTAATGAGAATCGACGAGTGTCAAACAACAAATCGAATGCTGAAGTTCAATTCATTACAGTTGTTTGTTTATCTAGGCTACATCTGATGAAATGAACCCAACCTATCTTCATTGTTTGTCGTGtttgttttcttcataattatagAGTTATAAGTCTATAttaatcaaattgattttttcccGTATATGCAATaacatcctggtgggtgtttaaCGAAACtacacgactggtgaccctttcttgtgctaactGATTTATCCTCTATATATGACTTAGCatctaagaacatgttccagtcgggAGTAAAGTTAAGTgtaacagctttgtgaaacactcactcagtattttattatacgatgTTGCATCGGAATGTTTGTCAGAAACATGATTCTCTTTTTTCTCATATTTATCTTCCCACTTGTAGTTGCAAagtgaaaaattattatatctcatgttttatgattattaaactcaatttattttctatttaccTGCTAGTTTGGTTGTattatgtgtgtgcgtgtgtgggtgtgcatgtgtgggtgtgggtttgAGGTGTGTTAGCGTGTGATTGTGTAAACGCCTAAAGATTAATTTCCTTTAACACTATGCAATATAGTAAGATCATAAATCAATACTTATGATAGAGttatatcatcattgtcatcattactataattattattactatcgttgttattgttataatcATTTTTAATGCTGTTATTAGTAATATTATCTTTATTGAAATTAGCTGACCATGATTAGTATCATAATTATCTTTATCTtagcattattattgttatcattattatatattacaaaaatcattataattgttattattatatatcacaaatatcatttaataataattattatcatcattactaagATTATcactatcaatttttttattacaattatcattattattgtcggtatcatatttatcattgcATTTTAATAATTGCCTTATGAACATAATATAGAATTGTCAATTCACATTCAAATAACCATTCGTAACCGCTTTCAACTTTTCACACATAAACACGCTCATACACAAAACTCATCTCACCCACagaataattcattaaaatcagtgaTGAGGCACAGTATTCTCTATTAACACCTATTAAGCTTTGCCATCCCCTCATGGTTGCTacataccccctcccccaccaccAGTATGTAATGATTGCATCTACACATCGCTCCATGGCGCCTCATTGTGTGAAACGCTATGTGGCGCCATAAACCAGTATTTCTGCTATCTACGCTAGTACATACACCACGCATGCATGCATGGATACTAACTAAAGGGGCATCGCTTTAATTGATTGCGCGGCCCAGAGAGCGGGGCAGTGTGTGTCTACCGGACCGTGTAATACGATCACTTAGTAGGGGAAATGTTTGCACGCCATCGCAGCTATCAAATACAGCGCAGCGAAACGTAGAAGGGAGAGAGAACCCCTTGTGCCTGACCTGGCTAAAATGTGGCAAATTACATTAGGTGTGCAGCGCTCCGTGGTAGACTCTCAATCTATTTCCTTACTGGTCTATTCTCTTTtgaactcaaatacacacattCTCTTTTCCCTACCCCTTAGTCTATTCATTTTCCCACTATATCTC
This is a stretch of genomic DNA from Lytechinus pictus isolate F3 Inbred unplaced genomic scaffold, Lp3.0 scaffold_19, whole genome shotgun sequence. It encodes these proteins:
- the LOC135157764 gene encoding uncharacterized protein LOC135157764, coding for MENEKEAEEIVIGLSNGQSILMILIIRLTIDGDNDKENGDDDEDNDEDEDDDDDDDDGNDDNEDDEDDDDDDGDDGDDVVDIKEEEGEKKKKKETKKKKKKKKKKKKKKKIITGHHNTITATITTTAITLIIITIIIITTPS